The following are from one region of the Sporichthyaceae bacterium genome:
- a CDS encoding glycoside hydrolase family 15 protein, with amino-acid sequence MSSPERLHVLREYALLADGERGAMVGPDGQIAWLCAPHWDSPAVFSSLLGGRGHYSITPHGRWVWGGRYEGASMIWRNRWVTESGIVECREALAYPADPRRVVLLRRLSCEQPAVVNVCLVPRGGYDHEPATDLYAIEGGWVARLGELWLRWTGAEGARPRDVDDGVELSLRVPLETGGCRDFVLEISDGPLPDALPRPARLWAATEKAWERAIPRLGRTLDPWHTRRSHAVLTGLTSSTGGMVAAATTGLPERAEEGRNYDYRYVWIRDQCYAGIAAAAAGTHEPLDAAVRFVSARLLEHGDRLSPAYTITGAQVPQPRQVHLPGYPGGSDVIGNRVADQFQLDVFGEALQLFAAAGKLDRLEADSLRAARLAADAIAKRGLESDAGIWELRERPWTHSRLVAAAGLFAVAGVEPDPVRARDQRATGEHLVAHTTAHALHPTGHWMRSPDDSSVDAALLLPGLRGAVPADDPRTRATLAAYLRTLTHRGYAYRFRHDDRPLPEAEGSFLLCGFLTALALHQQGDAVAARAWYERTRGSGGPPRLFSEEFDDEQYQMRGNLPQAFVHALHLETAARLAVP; translated from the coding sequence GTGAGCTCACCGGAACGACTCCACGTGCTGCGGGAGTACGCCCTGCTCGCCGACGGGGAACGCGGTGCGATGGTCGGGCCGGACGGGCAGATCGCCTGGCTGTGCGCCCCGCACTGGGACAGCCCCGCGGTGTTCTCCTCGCTGTTGGGCGGCCGCGGGCACTACTCGATCACCCCGCACGGGCGTTGGGTGTGGGGCGGCCGCTACGAGGGCGCGTCGATGATCTGGCGCAATCGCTGGGTCACCGAGAGCGGCATCGTCGAGTGCCGCGAGGCACTGGCGTACCCCGCCGACCCCCGCCGAGTGGTGCTGCTGCGCCGGCTCAGCTGCGAGCAGCCGGCCGTGGTCAATGTGTGCCTGGTGCCACGCGGTGGCTATGACCACGAGCCGGCAACGGACCTCTACGCGATCGAGGGTGGCTGGGTCGCCCGGTTGGGCGAGCTGTGGCTGCGCTGGACCGGTGCCGAGGGCGCCAGGCCGCGCGACGTCGATGACGGCGTGGAGCTCTCCCTGCGGGTGCCGCTGGAGACCGGCGGCTGCCGCGACTTCGTGCTGGAGATCAGCGACGGGCCGCTGCCCGACGCGCTGCCGCGGCCCGCGCGGCTGTGGGCGGCAACGGAGAAGGCGTGGGAGCGCGCGATCCCGCGGCTCGGGCGCACCCTCGACCCGTGGCACACCCGACGCAGCCACGCGGTGCTCACCGGGTTGACCAGCAGCACCGGCGGGATGGTCGCCGCCGCCACCACTGGGCTGCCCGAACGCGCCGAGGAGGGTCGCAACTACGACTACCGCTACGTGTGGATCCGCGACCAGTGCTACGCCGGGATCGCCGCGGCGGCGGCGGGCACGCACGAGCCGCTGGACGCCGCGGTGCGGTTCGTCAGCGCCCGGCTCCTCGAGCACGGCGATCGGCTGTCCCCGGCCTACACCATCACCGGCGCGCAGGTCCCGCAGCCGCGTCAGGTGCACCTGCCGGGCTACCCCGGCGGCAGCGACGTCATCGGTAATCGGGTGGCGGACCAGTTCCAGCTCGACGTGTTCGGAGAGGCGCTGCAGTTGTTCGCCGCGGCCGGCAAGCTCGACCGCCTCGAGGCCGACTCCCTGCGCGCCGCCCGGTTGGCGGCCGACGCGATCGCGAAGCGGGGCCTGGAATCCGACGCCGGCATCTGGGAACTGCGCGAGCGGCCGTGGACGCACAGTCGGTTGGTCGCCGCGGCCGGGCTGTTCGCGGTGGCCGGCGTGGAGCCCGATCCGGTGCGGGCCCGCGACCAGCGGGCGACGGGCGAACACCTGGTGGCGCACACCACCGCGCATGCCCTGCACCCGACCGGGCACTGGATGCGCTCGCCGGACGACTCCTCGGTGGACGCCGCGCTGCTGCTACCCGGTCTGCGCGGTGCCGTGCCCGCCGACGACCCGCGGACCCGCGCGACGCTGGCCGCCTACCTGCGCACGCTCACCCATCGCGGCTACGCCTACCGCTTCCGGCACGACGATCGTCCGCTGCCCGAGGCGGAGGGCTCGTTCCTGCTGTGCGGGTTCCTGACGGCGTTGGCGTTGCACCAGCAGGGCGACGCGGTGGCGGCGCGCGCTTGGTACGAGCGAACCCGCGGCTCGGGTGGCCCGCCGCGGCTGTTCAGCGAGGAGTTCGACGACGAGCAGTACCAGATGCGCGGGAACCTGCCTCAGGCGTTCGTGCATGCGTTGCACCTGGAGACGGCCGCCCGGCTGGCCGTGCCCTGA
- a CDS encoding FAD-binding and (Fe-S)-binding domain-containing protein, with protein MATIDLPMPMPVRVERRRAAGTTGWQADLLAVAGDVRLDEGARAAYATDSSNYRQVPLAVVTPRTVAEAVAVIEVCHRHRVPLLSRGGGTSLAGQTTNAAVVLDWTKHCNRLVSTDADARTCVVEPGIALDDLNRALAPHRLMFGPRPSTHRSCTLGGMIGNNSCGATAQAYGKTVDNVRRLEVLTVDGARFWAGPTDEAAYTALVDRDDRVADIYRTLRELGEENRDEIRARYPDIPRRVSGYNLDSLLPERGFDIARALVGSEGTLVTVLHAELDLVPVPEAKALVVLGYPDIATAADAVPAVLRHDPWQLEGMDDILVNLDRELGVAEDAIQGLPTGGGWLMVQFIGEDQDEADRKAQSLLDAMRARDPAPHCSLIDDPAKEARLQDVREAGLGSTAHPPQQHETWEGWEDSAVPPEHLGEYLRQLRALMNKFGYPTGETSLYGHFGQGCVHTRIPFELRTADGIARYRAFVEQAAGLVIAHGGSLSGEHGDGQSRGELLIRMFGAQIVSAFGQLKKLFDPDNLMNPGKVVHANPLDSHLRLGTDFAPEEPKTFFAFPDDDNKFSKVARRCVGVGNCRNSSSDEQVMCPSYMVTREEEHSTRGRARLLFEMIRGETITDGWRSTEVRDALDLCLACKGCKSDCPVNVDMATYKAEFLAHHYAGRVRPAAHYSMGWLPVWARMAAVAPGPLNAALKVPPLAAAAKRLGGVAPQRELPAFAPQRFTDWWQSRPKTGNKAPRGRVLLWPDTFTNSFSPEVGRSAVNVLTDAGFQVVVPTQPLCCGLTWISTGQLRIARRVLRRTVAALRPYLRAGVPVVGLEPSCTAVFRSDGTDLLPGDEDMRRLSLQTRTLAELLLERAPEWHPPLRGGEAIIQTHCHQHAVLSTNADDELLERAGVSAERLGSGCCGLAGNFGFEKGHYEVSMAAAERVLLPRLRNAPPTTTVLADGFSCRTQIQQGTDGSRRAVHLAQLLAGDLP; from the coding sequence GTGGCGACGATCGATCTGCCGATGCCGATGCCGGTGCGGGTGGAACGTCGGCGTGCGGCCGGGACCACGGGCTGGCAGGCCGACCTGCTCGCCGTGGCCGGGGACGTCCGCCTGGACGAGGGGGCGCGGGCGGCGTACGCCACGGACTCCTCCAACTACCGGCAGGTGCCGCTGGCGGTGGTCACCCCGCGCACCGTCGCGGAGGCGGTCGCGGTGATCGAGGTCTGCCATCGGCACCGTGTTCCGTTGCTCTCCCGTGGCGGCGGTACCAGCCTGGCCGGGCAGACCACCAACGCCGCGGTGGTGCTGGACTGGACCAAGCACTGCAACCGGCTGGTGTCCACCGACGCCGATGCCCGCACCTGTGTGGTGGAACCGGGAATCGCGTTGGACGACCTGAACCGAGCGTTGGCCCCGCACCGGCTGATGTTCGGACCGCGTCCGTCCACCCACCGCTCCTGCACGCTCGGCGGGATGATCGGCAACAACTCCTGCGGCGCCACCGCGCAGGCCTACGGCAAGACCGTGGACAACGTGCGCCGGCTCGAGGTGCTCACCGTCGACGGCGCGCGGTTCTGGGCCGGTCCCACCGACGAGGCGGCGTACACGGCTCTGGTCGACCGCGACGACCGGGTCGCCGATATTTACCGCACGCTGCGCGAGTTGGGCGAGGAGAACCGCGACGAGATCCGCGCCCGCTACCCGGACATCCCGCGCCGGGTTTCCGGCTACAACCTCGACTCGCTGCTGCCCGAACGCGGCTTCGACATTGCCCGCGCGCTGGTCGGCTCCGAGGGCACGTTGGTCACCGTGTTGCACGCCGAACTGGACCTGGTGCCGGTGCCCGAGGCCAAGGCTTTGGTGGTGTTGGGCTACCCGGACATCGCCACCGCGGCGGACGCGGTGCCCGCGGTTCTCCGGCACGACCCGTGGCAACTGGAGGGCATGGACGACATCCTGGTCAACCTCGACCGGGAGCTGGGCGTGGCCGAGGACGCCATCCAAGGGCTGCCCACCGGCGGCGGTTGGCTGATGGTGCAGTTCATCGGCGAGGACCAGGACGAGGCCGATCGCAAGGCGCAGTCCCTGCTCGACGCCATGCGCGCACGCGACCCAGCGCCGCACTGCTCGCTGATCGACGACCCGGCCAAGGAAGCGCGCCTGCAGGATGTGCGTGAGGCCGGGTTGGGCTCCACCGCGCACCCACCCCAGCAGCACGAGACGTGGGAGGGCTGGGAGGACTCCGCGGTCCCACCCGAACACCTGGGCGAGTACCTGCGGCAGCTGCGCGCGCTGATGAACAAATTCGGTTATCCCACCGGGGAAACCTCGTTGTACGGCCACTTCGGCCAGGGCTGCGTGCACACCCGCATCCCGTTCGAGTTGCGCACCGCGGACGGCATCGCGCGCTACCGCGCATTCGTCGAGCAGGCGGCCGGGTTGGTGATTGCTCACGGGGGGTCGCTTTCCGGCGAGCACGGGGACGGGCAGTCCCGCGGAGAGCTGCTCATTCGCATGTTCGGTGCGCAGATTGTCTCCGCCTTCGGGCAACTGAAAAAGCTGTTCGACCCGGACAACCTGATGAACCCCGGCAAGGTCGTGCACGCCAACCCGCTGGATTCACACTTGCGCCTGGGCACCGACTTCGCACCCGAGGAACCCAAGACCTTCTTCGCCTTCCCGGACGACGACAACAAGTTCAGCAAGGTCGCCCGCCGTTGTGTGGGCGTCGGCAACTGCCGCAACAGCAGCAGCGACGAGCAGGTGATGTGCCCGTCGTACATGGTCACCCGCGAGGAGGAGCACTCCACCCGCGGTCGCGCCCGACTGCTGTTCGAAATGATCCGCGGCGAGACCATTACCGACGGCTGGCGGTCGACCGAGGTACGCGACGCATTGGACCTTTGCCTTGCCTGTAAGGGATGTAAGTCCGATTGCCCGGTGAACGTGGACATGGCCACCTACAAGGCCGAGTTCCTCGCCCACCACTACGCCGGGCGGGTGCGGCCCGCCGCGCACTACTCCATGGGCTGGCTGCCGGTGTGGGCGCGGATGGCCGCGGTCGCACCGGGTCCACTGAACGCCGCGCTCAAGGTGCCGCCATTGGCCGCGGCCGCAAAGCGCCTGGGCGGCGTCGCACCGCAACGCGAGTTGCCCGCCTTCGCCCCGCAGCGGTTCACCGACTGGTGGCAGTCCCGGCCCAAGACGGGGAACAAGGCCCCGCGCGGGCGGGTGCTGTTGTGGCCGGACACGTTCACCAACTCCTTCTCCCCGGAAGTCGGCCGCTCCGCGGTAAATGTGCTCACAGACGCGGGATTCCAGGTAGTGGTGCCCACCCAACCGCTGTGCTGTGGGCTGACCTGGATCTCCACCGGGCAACTGCGCATCGCCCGTCGGGTGCTGCGCCGCACGGTCGCGGCACTGCGTCCGTACCTGCGCGCCGGGGTCCCGGTGGTCGGCCTGGAACCCTCATGTACTGCGGTGTTCCGCTCCGACGGCACGGACCTGCTGCCCGGCGATGAGGATATGCGCCGGTTGTCGCTGCAGACCCGCACGCTGGCCGAGTTGCTTCTCGAACGCGCGCCGGAGTGGCACCCGCCGCTACGCGGCGGGGAGGCGATCATCCAGACCCACTGCCACCAGCACGCGGTGCTGAGCACGAACGCCGACGACGAACTTCTCGAGCGGGCCGGGGTCTCCGCGGAGCGGCTGGGGTCGGGATGTTGTGGCCTGGCGGGCAACTTCGGCTTCGAGAAGGGGCACTACGAGGTGTCCATGGCCGCCGCCGAACGCGTGCTGCTGCCCCGGCTGCGCAACGCCCCGCCGACCACGACGGTGCTGGCCGACGGCTTCAGTTGCCGCACCCAGATTCAGCAGGGCACGGACGGATCGCGCCGGGCCGTGCACCTGGCCCAACTGTTGGCCGGTGATCTGCCGTGA
- a CDS encoding enolase C-terminal domain-like protein, with product MTVFVDCVQAAAYTVSTDAPEADGTLSWDSTTIVIVEVRAAGVTGIGWTYGSAACVRIVEDTLRSVVVGRPAMDIGAAWAAMAVQLRNVGRPGAGGMALSAVDCALWDLKARLLGLPLHALLGAVHSDVQVYGSGGFTNQDSAQLTDQLQGWLDRGMNRVKIKIAESWGGAEARDLERVTLVRTVVGPDVEVFVDANGGYTVAQAVRVARKLEKLDVRWFEEPVSSEDVAGLRFVRDHTDIEIAAGEYGHSLADLARLCEASAVGCLQIDVTRCGGITEFVRAAAMAAAHGLQVSGHCAPHLHAAVLAATPNARHLEWFHDHVRIEDRLFEGTLQPRDGALVLPADRPGHGLTRRGIEQERRVA from the coding sequence GTGACCGTGTTCGTGGACTGCGTGCAGGCCGCTGCCTACACGGTGTCCACCGACGCACCCGAAGCCGACGGCACGCTGTCCTGGGACTCCACGACGATCGTGATCGTCGAGGTGCGGGCCGCCGGGGTGACCGGCATCGGTTGGACCTACGGCTCTGCGGCGTGCGTGCGCATCGTGGAAGACACCTTGCGTTCGGTGGTGGTCGGCCGCCCCGCGATGGACATCGGTGCGGCCTGGGCCGCGATGGCCGTGCAGCTACGCAACGTCGGCCGACCGGGTGCCGGCGGCATGGCGCTGTCCGCGGTCGATTGCGCGTTGTGGGATCTCAAGGCCCGCCTGCTCGGGCTGCCGCTACACGCGCTGCTCGGGGCCGTGCATTCCGACGTGCAGGTCTACGGCAGTGGCGGATTCACCAACCAGGACTCCGCTCAACTCACCGACCAACTGCAGGGCTGGTTGGACCGCGGCATGAACCGCGTGAAGATCAAAATCGCGGAGTCGTGGGGCGGCGCGGAAGCACGCGACCTGGAACGGGTCACGTTGGTCCGCACGGTGGTCGGGCCGGACGTCGAGGTGTTCGTCGATGCCAACGGCGGTTACACCGTCGCGCAGGCCGTTCGGGTGGCGCGCAAGCTCGAGAAACTCGACGTGCGCTGGTTCGAGGAACCGGTGTCCAGCGAGGACGTCGCGGGTCTGCGCTTCGTCCGCGACCACACCGACATCGAGATCGCGGCCGGCGAGTACGGGCACAGCCTCGCCGATCTGGCCCGCCTGTGCGAGGCCAGTGCCGTGGGTTGTCTGCAGATCGACGTGACCCGCTGTGGTGGCATCACCGAGTTCGTCCGCGCGGCCGCCATGGCCGCCGCACACGGCCTGCAGGTGTCCGGACACTGCGCGCCACACCTGCACGCCGCGGTGCTCGCCGCGACCCCCAACGCCCGGCACCTGGAGTGGTTCCACGACCACGTCCGCATCGAGGACCGGCTGTTCGAGGGCACCCTGCAACCACGTGACGGTGCTCTGGTGCTGCCCGCCGACCGGCCGGGGCACGGGCTGACCAGACGCGGTATCGAGCAGGAACGCCGCGTGGCCTGA
- a CDS encoding SigB/SigF/SigG family RNA polymerase sigma factor — MRTAQYLDLTADELVLFRALRATDDGRERERIQEELVRRHNGLVRWLAAKYNNPAVEFSDLVQVGYLGLVQAIRRFDPDRGSDFISFARPTVQGEIRRYFRDKRRWIRLPRKLQDTKLALRQATEELTHQLGRGPTVAELAAHLKVDEELVLEVMTVDDAYSPHSLDAALGENESDPGTLADTLGALDTQMDVVVDRMSVRPLLAALPERDRRILHLRFFEDMTQGQIAEVVGLSQMHVSRLLTRILNELRHGVMSEVHSA; from the coding sequence ATGCGAACTGCTCAGTACCTGGACCTGACGGCCGACGAACTGGTGTTGTTCCGCGCGCTGCGGGCTACCGACGACGGCCGCGAACGCGAGCGTATCCAGGAGGAACTCGTCCGCCGGCACAACGGCCTGGTGCGCTGGCTCGCTGCCAAATACAACAACCCGGCCGTGGAGTTCTCGGACCTGGTGCAGGTCGGCTACCTGGGGCTGGTGCAGGCGATCAGGCGGTTCGACCCGGATCGGGGCTCGGACTTCATCAGCTTCGCCCGCCCGACCGTGCAGGGCGAGATTCGCCGCTACTTCCGCGACAAGCGTCGCTGGATCCGGCTGCCGCGCAAGCTGCAGGACACCAAGCTGGCGCTGCGTCAGGCCACCGAGGAGCTGACGCACCAACTGGGTCGTGGTCCCACCGTTGCCGAGCTGGCCGCGCACCTGAAGGTGGACGAGGAGCTGGTGCTGGAGGTGATGACCGTCGACGACGCCTACTCCCCGCACTCGCTGGACGCCGCGCTCGGCGAGAACGAATCCGACCCCGGCACCCTGGCGGACACCCTGGGCGCCCTGGACACGCAGATGGACGTGGTCGTCGACCGGATGTCGGTGCGGCCGTTGCTGGCGGCGCTGCCCGAGCGCGACCGGCGCATCCTGCACCTGCGCTTCTTCGAGGACATGACGCAGGGTCAGATTGCCGAAGTCGTGGGGCTTTCCCAGATGCACGTGTCGCGACTGCTGACCCGCATCCTCAATGAATTGCGCCACGGGGTGATGTCCGAGGTGCATTCGGCGTGA
- a CDS encoding AraC family transcriptional regulator: MRVQRAEGPSALAALIGREYARVHLRCQGEPQWMRITQVALHNARLDRISSRTNCELSVDPLGAWHVGRLEAGRITVLTDGQAQVFGPGQMYLLGPGQRLRIKLEDPQLDLAVIRPALLSEVTAGAAATLPPLPATAPSDDAAQAWSRAYHHIRKTVTSDGPIPAAVVVDALERLLVATTLALWSRTDGDMPAIVRSERDGYSETLRRAIAFIESSPAADICIDDIADAACVTVRAVQLAFRRQLNTTPMAYLRDVRLACAHAELQSGDAKETVGSIAKRWGFGNAGRFAAAYRATYGHPPLTTLRNLRTPA; the protein is encoded by the coding sequence GTGCGCGTACAGCGAGCCGAGGGACCGTCCGCGCTGGCCGCGTTGATCGGTCGAGAGTACGCCCGGGTTCATCTGCGTTGCCAGGGTGAGCCGCAGTGGATGCGCATCACCCAGGTTGCGCTGCACAATGCCCGGCTGGATCGCATCAGTTCCCGCACCAACTGTGAGCTGAGCGTTGACCCACTCGGCGCCTGGCACGTCGGCCGCCTGGAGGCAGGACGGATCACGGTGCTGACGGATGGTCAGGCGCAGGTTTTCGGGCCCGGCCAGATGTACCTGCTCGGGCCGGGTCAGCGATTGCGCATCAAACTCGAGGATCCGCAGTTGGACCTGGCGGTCATCCGTCCGGCGCTGCTCTCCGAGGTCACCGCGGGCGCCGCCGCCACACTGCCCCCGCTGCCGGCCACCGCACCCTCCGACGACGCGGCACAAGCCTGGTCGCGGGCGTATCACCACATCCGCAAGACCGTGACGAGCGACGGACCGATACCCGCGGCCGTGGTGGTTGATGCGCTGGAGCGACTGCTGGTCGCGACCACGCTCGCGTTGTGGTCGCGAACGGACGGCGACATGCCGGCGATCGTTCGCAGCGAGCGGGACGGATACTCCGAAACGCTTCGTCGGGCCATCGCCTTCATTGAGTCCTCCCCCGCTGCCGACATCTGCATCGATGACATCGCGGATGCCGCCTGCGTCACCGTGCGCGCGGTGCAGTTGGCGTTTCGTCGCCAGTTGAACACCACGCCGATGGCCTACCTGCGCGACGTTCGATTGGCCTGTGCGCACGCCGAGTTGCAGAGCGGTGATGCCAAGGAGACGGTCGGATCCATCGCCAAGCGCTGGGGCTTCGGCAACGCCGGTCGCTTCGCGGCCGCATACCGCGCTACCTATGGGCACCCGCCCCTCACCACACTGCGGAATTTACGTACCCCGGCCTGA
- a CDS encoding ANTAR domain-containing protein, with protein sequence MTQETDRLLEAMRTRLAGIASSLDDLEQRRAVVMGAAAAQGDRVSAYSRVDGLRTRLEEAEAELDGLRIAMANRGVIERAKGMLMVRLSVDEDAAFEHLREASMRLNRRVADVAADVVSSRAGADVMS encoded by the coding sequence ATGACTCAGGAGACGGACCGGCTACTGGAAGCGATGCGCACCCGGTTGGCGGGCATCGCAAGCTCGCTGGACGACCTCGAACAGCGCCGAGCGGTGGTGATGGGCGCGGCCGCCGCGCAGGGCGATCGGGTATCGGCGTACAGCCGTGTCGACGGGTTGCGCACCCGGCTGGAGGAGGCCGAGGCAGAGCTGGATGGTTTGCGGATCGCCATGGCCAACCGCGGCGTGATCGAACGCGCCAAGGGGATGCTCATGGTGCGGTTGTCGGTGGACGAGGACGCCGCATTCGAGCATCTCCGGGAGGCCTCCATGCGGCTCAACCGGCGGGTGGCCGACGTCGCGGCCGATGTGGTGAGCAGCCGCGCCGGGGCAGACGTGATGTCGTGA
- a CDS encoding chemotaxis protein CheB gives MSEADRVVVVGASAGGVEVLREFFGHLPADLCACVCVVLHIPPDAPSALAPILSRVCPLQVRSAAPEMPLTAGTVVVAVADHHLLVGPTRVGLSSGPRENGYRPAVDVLFRSAARWWGPRTVAVVLSGALDDGAAGAHAVAARGGVVLVQDPKTAMYSGMPSAARAAVPDSVAATPEQLAAAVVELCKQPVDEAAVPPLDPVLLVETGVAELDEDAHADPDRPGRPAGVACPDCQGAMFEIQEGTLIRYRCRVGHAWSPETLLVEQVSAVEAALWSAIRSLEERAAVLRKLSHRDGGTFQRAHQQRAAEADASAAVIRGLLREGRVGPAVAT, from the coding sequence ATGAGCGAGGCCGACCGGGTCGTGGTGGTCGGCGCCTCCGCCGGGGGCGTGGAGGTGCTGCGGGAGTTCTTTGGGCACCTGCCCGCCGATCTGTGCGCCTGCGTGTGCGTGGTGCTGCACATCCCGCCCGACGCGCCCAGCGCGCTGGCCCCGATTCTGAGCCGGGTATGTCCGCTGCAGGTACGATCCGCGGCTCCCGAGATGCCGCTGACCGCCGGCACGGTAGTGGTCGCGGTGGCCGACCATCACCTGTTGGTCGGCCCCACCCGGGTGGGCCTGAGTTCGGGCCCGCGGGAGAACGGTTACCGCCCCGCGGTGGATGTGTTGTTCCGCAGCGCGGCACGGTGGTGGGGCCCGCGGACCGTCGCTGTGGTGCTGTCCGGGGCGTTGGACGACGGCGCTGCGGGCGCGCACGCGGTGGCCGCCCGGGGCGGCGTGGTGCTGGTGCAGGACCCAAAGACGGCGATGTATTCGGGGATGCCGTCGGCGGCTCGGGCGGCCGTCCCGGACTCGGTGGCGGCAACCCCCGAGCAATTGGCGGCAGCGGTGGTCGAGCTGTGCAAGCAGCCCGTGGATGAGGCGGCCGTGCCGCCGCTGGATCCGGTCCTGTTGGTGGAGACGGGGGTGGCCGAGTTGGACGAGGACGCTCATGCCGATCCTGATCGACCCGGCCGTCCGGCCGGCGTTGCCTGCCCGGACTGCCAGGGCGCGATGTTCGAGATTCAAGAGGGCACCTTGATCCGCTATCGGTGCCGGGTGGGGCACGCCTGGTCCCCGGAGACCCTGCTGGTCGAGCAGGTTTCCGCGGTCGAGGCGGCGCTGTGGTCGGCGATCCGCTCACTGGAGGAGCGGGCCGCGGTGCTCCGCAAACTCAGCCACCGCGACGGCGGCACGTTCCAACGGGCGCATCAGCAACGAGCGGCCGAGGCGGACGCCTCGGCGGCGGTGATCCGCGGGCTGCTGCGGGAGGGGCGGGTCGGGCCGGCGGTCGCCACCTGA
- a CDS encoding CheR family methyltransferase, whose product MSEESREFEELLEFLRDARGFDFTGYKRPSLMRRVTRRMELIGSKGYAEYQDHLAINPDEFGALFDTILINVTGFFRDQDAWSHLGSTLLPELLANQPNDSPIRVWSAGCATGEEAYSVAMVLAEALSPDAFRQRVKIYATDIDEGALAVARTAAYGEREMRPVPPDLRERYFDQAGGNRWAFRPDFRRCVIFGRNELVSDAPISRVDLLVCRNTLMYFNAETQAKVLDRFHFALRPDGVLFLGKAEMLLSHSTLFGPVDLRRRFFRPVRRAGGGAPALTSRALLERTAPLGVDRLHHQAMMVSPVATLLVDADGVLAGMNPRAESLFGLAAHGVGRPMRELEIAFRPVMLSPAIDQVLAERRPVWLREVEWDRSAEDHRVLDLLVAPLLGGNGEGIGVSVMGTDVTRYRDLQNDLESANRQLETAYEELQSTVEELETTNEELQSTVEELETTNEELQSTNEELETMNEEQQSTNDELRSINDELRDRTQELHDAGEYTEAILASLRSAVMVVDREFIVRTWNARAEDFWGLRAGEVVGRQLLSLDSGLPVEAIKPMIRRLLLDESSGELRMDAMNRRGRTVEIRVVGSALREAGGEPSGVVLVVDELPTLDEASNGPAEG is encoded by the coding sequence ATGTCCGAGGAGTCCCGGGAGTTCGAGGAACTGCTGGAGTTCCTACGCGACGCCCGTGGCTTCGACTTCACCGGCTACAAGCGGCCGAGCCTCATGCGGCGGGTTACCCGTCGCATGGAGCTCATCGGCAGCAAGGGCTACGCGGAGTACCAGGACCACCTGGCGATCAACCCCGACGAATTCGGGGCCCTTTTCGACACGATTCTGATCAACGTCACCGGCTTCTTCCGGGACCAGGACGCATGGTCCCATCTTGGCTCCACGTTGCTGCCGGAGCTGCTGGCGAACCAACCGAACGACTCTCCGATCCGGGTGTGGAGTGCCGGCTGCGCGACCGGTGAGGAGGCCTACTCGGTCGCCATGGTGCTCGCCGAGGCACTGAGCCCGGACGCCTTTCGCCAGCGGGTGAAGATCTACGCCACCGACATTGACGAGGGCGCCCTGGCGGTGGCCCGCACGGCCGCCTACGGCGAACGCGAGATGCGCCCCGTGCCGCCGGACCTGCGCGAACGCTATTTCGATCAGGCGGGCGGTAATCGGTGGGCGTTCCGTCCGGACTTCCGCCGCTGCGTGATTTTCGGCCGCAACGAGCTGGTTTCCGATGCGCCGATCAGTCGCGTCGACCTGCTGGTTTGCCGCAACACGTTGATGTACTTCAACGCCGAGACGCAGGCGAAGGTGCTGGACCGGTTCCATTTCGCGCTGCGGCCCGACGGCGTGCTCTTTCTCGGTAAGGCTGAGATGTTGCTCTCGCACAGCACGTTGTTCGGGCCGGTGGATCTGCGCCGTCGCTTTTTCCGGCCGGTGCGGCGTGCGGGAGGTGGCGCCCCGGCGCTCACCTCGCGGGCGTTGCTGGAGCGGACGGCTCCGCTCGGGGTCGACCGGTTGCACCACCAGGCGATGATGGTCAGTCCGGTGGCCACGCTCTTGGTCGATGCGGACGGGGTGCTGGCCGGGATGAATCCCCGCGCGGAGTCGCTGTTCGGACTGGCCGCCCATGGCGTTGGCCGCCCGATGCGCGAGCTGGAAATCGCCTTCCGACCGGTGATGTTGAGCCCCGCCATCGATCAGGTGCTCGCCGAGCGCCGACCGGTTTGGTTGCGCGAGGTCGAATGGGACCGCTCCGCCGAGGACCACCGGGTGTTGGACCTACTGGTCGCGCCGCTGCTCGGCGGCAACGGGGAGGGGATCGGGGTGTCCGTCATGGGGACTGACGTCACCCGGTACCGCGACCTGCAGAACGACCTGGAATCGGCCAACCGGCAACTGGAGACCGCCTACGAGGAGCTGCAGTCCACGGTCGAAGAGCTGGAGACCACCAACGAGGAACTGCAGTCCACGGTCGAGGAACTCGAGACCACGAACGAGGAACTCCAGTCGACCAACGAGGAATTGGAGACGATGAACGAGGAGCAGCAGTCGACCAACGACGAGCTGCGCTCGATCAACGACGAACTGCGCGATCGCACCCAGGAACTGCACGACGCCGGCGAGTACACCGAGGCCATCTTGGCCAGCCTGCGCTCCGCGGTGATGGTGGTGGACCGGGAGTTCATCGTGCGCACCTGGAACGCCCGGGCCGAGGACTTCTGGGGGCTTCGGGCGGGTGAGGTCGTCGGCCGGCAGCTGCTGTCGCTGGACAGCGGACTACCGGTGGAGGCCATCAAGCCGATGATCCGCCGGTTGCTGCTCGACGAGTCGAGCGGGGAGCTGCGCATGGATGCGATGAACCGGCGCGGCCGCACGGTGGAGATCCGCGTGGTCGGCTCGGCGCTGCGCGAGGCGGGCGGCGAGCCGAGCGGGGTGGTGCTCGTGGTGGACGAACTGCCGACTTTGGACGAGGCGAGCAACGGCCCCGCCGAGGGCTGA